A genome region from Salvia splendens isolate huo1 chromosome 19, SspV2, whole genome shotgun sequence includes the following:
- the LOC121780247 gene encoding UDP-glycosyltransferase 74E2-like: protein MEKTQHKPHCLILPYPIQGHINPMLQFSKRLAAKGITITFAVLENLHTSADDEFSSSISVETISDGYTSATRAAALLPEYLPTFQKAGSESLTQLIEKLRERGRAVDCVVYDTFLPWGLAVARNMGLFGAAFFTQSCSVNIIYYSLFKGLLNVEVVEREVLLPGLPELGASDLPSFVLDRETHPGSFELLVDQFEGVEDSNFAFVNSVYELEEEATDWLKKFMSVKTIGPTIPSMYLDKRLQHDKNYGLSLFKPDDTCMKWLQQQSPKSVIYISFGSMAKLEEQQMVELATTLKLTGKPFLWVVRSSEASKLPQGFMDEASDQGLIVSWCPQLEVLAHDTIGCFITHCGWNSTLEALSLGVPMVGVPWWSDQATNAKFVMDVWKMGVRACPDKGDVVGHEELVRCVKCVMEGERSEEMRLNAMKWKELTKGAVDEGGSSDKNIQEFVSTLMGGETLPQK from the exons atggagAAAACACAACACAAACCCCACTGCCTAATCCTGCCATACCCAATCCAAGGCCACATCAACCCCATGCTCCAATTCTCCAAACGCTTAGCCGCCAAAGGCATCACAATCACCTTCGCCGTCTTAGAAAACCTCCACACCTCCGCCGACGACGAATTCTCCTCCTCCATCTCCGTCGAGACAATCTCCGATGGCTACACCTCCGCCACCAGAGCCGCAGCTCTGCTGCCGGAGTATTTACCCACCTTCCAAAAGGCCGGGTCCGAGTCGTTAACCCAACTCATCGAGAAGCTTCGGGAGAGGGGCCGGGCCGTCGACTGCGTCGTCTACGACACCTTCCTTCCGTGGGGCCTGGCCGTGGCCAGGAATATGGGACTGTTTGGGGCGGCCTTTTTCACGCAGTCGTGCTCGGTTAATATTATTTACTACAGTTTGTTTAAAGGGTTGCTGAATGTTGAGGTTGTGGAGAGGGAGGTGTTGCTTCCCGGGCTGCCGGAGTTGGGGGCTTCGGATTTGCCGTCGTTTGTGCTTGACCGGGAGACACACCCGGGCTCGTTTGAGCTGCTGGTGGATCAGTTTGAAGGTGTGGAGGATTCCAATTTCGCGTTTGTTAACTCGGTTTATGAGCTTGAGGAAGAG GCCACTGATTGGCTGAAAAAATTCATGTCCGTGAAAACAATTGGACCAACTATACCTTCTATGTACCTAGACAAAAGATTGCAACACGACAAAAATTATGGTCTTAGTTTGTTCAAGCCAGACGACACTTGCATGAAATGGCTACAACAACAATCACCTAAATCAGTTATCTACATATCATTTGGTAGCATGGCCAAATTGGAAGAGCAACAAATGGTAGAATTGGCAACAACCCTAAAGCTAACCGGCAAACCATTTCTATGGGTGGTCCGGTCGTCAGAGGCCTCCAAGCTCCCGCAGGGTTTCATGGACGAGGCCTCAGACCAGGGGCTAATCGTGTCATGGTGCCCCCAGCTAGAGGTCCTCGCCCACGATACCATAGGGTGCTTCATCACACATTGTGGATGGAACTCGACTCTGGAGGCACTAAGCCTAGGGGTCCCCATGGTGGGGGTCCCGTGGTGGAGTGATCAAGCTACTAATGCTAAGTTTGTGATGGATGTTTGGAAAATGGGAGTGAGGGCTTGTCCGGATAAGGGAGACGTTGTCGGGCATGAGGAGCTGGTTCGTTGCGTGAAGTGTGTGATGGAGGGAGAGAGATCGGAAGAGATGAGATTAAATGCAATGAAATGGAAGGAATTGACAAAAGGAGCTGTGGATGAGGGTGGAAGTTCGGATAAAAATATTCAAGAATTTGTGTCTACTTTGATGGGAGGTGAAACCCTTCCACAAAAGTAA